The window ATTCTACTATACGGCATTTATGCTGGGGCTATAGTATTTAGCTATTCAGTCTAGAGGCTATTTGCGAACGAATAAAGACGTAGAGATGATAAAAGCGATGATACCCTACTATCATATTATAGCGATTAAGTGTACAACGAGCCACTATGGGAAAATAGCGGAAGGGGAACAGAAAGCGGAGAAGTAGAAGGCGAAGTAGAAGGCGAAGATAATCGACTAGAAACTCTACTACTAGCATCCAGTTCAACTATCAGATCTCTACTAATGATGACCGTAAAATTACAAAAAATCATCTCTTGGGTAATGACGAACTTATTAAATAACCTCTCTCCCGATATCGCCAAATTATAGCGTTGTTTAGGGGTGATTTGTAAGGGTAGCATCGCCTAAGCGGAATCAGCTACATAGTAGTCCGATGAAGAGACCAATGCACCTATGGGTCAAAGGAGATGCGTTTTCTTCGTACTCAGGACTCCAATGCCCTAATATAGTCGCGAGATATTGCAGAGGCAGAGAAACAAAGACGCCCATCGTGGGGTGGGGACTATGGAAGCCTGGAGGTGACTAACCATAGATTCCGattaacgtaattcccaagcgacccgcccatctcaaaacaccatagtaaatgcatcATTTTTACAACTTGGTAATTCAATAACGACGAATTGATCTTATTTGATTATTAGTATCATATTATTTATGAATCTAAATAATAGCCATAGACTAGCTTAAATTGTAATTCAATACTTACTCAACCACGTTACAAAAAAATACGTTACGAAAGCGTCGTAAATATAgtaaatatatatatttgaatCAACGAGCATTGTATATTTTTTCTAAATTTCGTAAATAGGTTGAATATGATTTAACTAACACTAGAATACAGTGAAATTTCATATTAAGTCATTAATGCTGAGATACTCAGTTGTAATTTATCGtatttactatggtgttttggggtgggcgggtcgcttgggaatcACGTTAGTCACCAAGGCGGTGAATCCCACTGTTATCGGCGTtatcttcttctgctgcttcctcttcctcttcactTGACCAATCAATCGATcaatccatccatcttctAGAATGCTTGCCCCCCCACTGCCTTCCGACCTGCCTTGATCGATCAACCTCTTACTGTGGCCTTCTACTGGTTGCCCTTTTCCTCAATGGATCGCAACAGCACCAGCGGGTCGTCCGCCGACCCCCTCCAGAGCGTAGAACACAACTCCGTCGTCCAATCTGCTGTCGATCCCGAGCCCAACGACCGAACGCCCACGGGACCTATTCCCCCAATCCACCCCAATGGAGAATCCTCCAGGTCCGCCAAAACGGACTCGGTCTCGGACCCTCGCCCCGCAGGTCGATTTGGACACTCGACTCGCTCGTCAAGTCGCGCACCAAGGCGGTTCAGTGGAAGTACGGCCGCCAGCACTGCTGCGAGCTCAATCAGTGAATTGGAACCTTCCTCAGTGAAGCCATGGCGCATTGGAGTCTGCGCACTGGATGTCAAAGCACGCAGCAAGCCCAGCCAAAACATCCTCACTCGTCTCCAATCGAAAGGAGATTTCGAAGTTATTGTGTTCGGAGATAAAGTCATTCTGGACGAAGCTGTGGAGAACTGGCCAGTATGCGATTTTCTCattgccttcttctccgatgGATTCCCGCTGGATAAAGCAATCGCGTATGCCAAACTTCGGAAACCTTTCTGCGTCAATGACCTACCGATGCAGAAGGTGTTGTGGGATCGGCGACTGTGCCTAATGATCCTGGACCACATGGGGGTGCCCACGCCCAAGAGAATGGAAGTCAATCGGGATGGCGGCCCCGTACTGGAATCACCGGAACTCGCCCAGCACATTTACAAGCTCGCCGGCGTCAGGCTGGACGGCCCAGAAGATGGAACTGGGGGTGGCGCTCCTCTAACCCAGGACGTTTCCATGTCCGAGGACGGCGAAGCTCTCATTGTGGACGGGAAAGTCCTCAAGAAGCCATTTGTGGAAAAACCGGTGAATGGCGAAGACCACAACATTCATATCTACTTCCCCAACGATCAGCAATACGGCGGCGGGGGCCGCAAACTCTTTCGAAAAGTTGGAAACAAGAGCTCAGAATACGACAGCGACCTCATCATCCCGAGATCAATAACCGAAAGGGATACGAGTTACCTGTACGAGCAGTTCCTCCGGGTTGACAATgccgaggatgtcaaggcaTACACGGTTGGACCAGATTTCTGTCACGCCGAGACGCGCAAATCCCCTGTGGTTGATGGGCTTGTGCGGCGTAATACACATGGAAAGGAACTCCGATACATCACCAAACtgaccaaggaggaggcgacTATTGCCTCGAAGATTTCCAATGGGTTTGGTCAGAGAATTTGCGGCTTTGATATGTTACGTGTCGGGGACAAAAGTTACGTTATTGATGTGAATGGCTGGAGTTTTGTCAAGGACAATAATGACTACTATGATAAATGTGCAAACATCCTCCACCACACATTCTTGAGCGAAAGACGCCAGAGTGAGGGAATCGAATCCTCCGAACCACCGTCACCGGACATGGGACAGTCCCGAAGAAGCACCGCTGGATCCCACAGGCAAGCACTGAAGACGTTGCTCAAATCCCCGAGTACATCCCGGCTGTACGGCAGCCAAAATGCTCCAAAAGCAGCCGACAATGTCCCATCATCAGATACATCTACCGCTGCTCCCTCCCtcgcctcttcttctggttttGAGAATCCCGACCAAGGAACCAACGCCAGCACCACGAATCCATCGGAAGGACGTTCCAGTTCGCGTGGCTACAGTCCTTCCAACACAAAATCCCCGGCCGTTTCTTTGCACATTGCCAACGAGGGAgcccctccgcctcttccgGCCTCAAAGCACTCCTGGAAGTTGAAGGGAATGGTGGCAGTCATTCGGCACGCAGACCGCACTCCCAAGCAAAAATTCAAGTTCACCTTCCATAGCCAGCCGTTTGTGGATTTGTTAAAGGGCCATCAGGAGGAGGTTGTGATCAAAGGAGAGGCTGCTTTGTCCAGTGTCTCGGAGGCTGTTAAAGTAGCACTAGCCCAAGGGCTGGAGGATCGGGAGAAGCTCAAACTGCTCCAAACCTCCTTGGAAAAGAAAGGCGGTTGGCCAGGGACCAAAGTCCAGATCAAGCCCATGTTTCGAAAACGGAagccggaggagatgcgAGAGCAAATCCCCACCGTTCCGATGCGCTCATCGCGAGATGCTTCGTTGGAGGAACCAACGTCGCCCGTGCCGAGTGAGTCCCAGGTTGACAGCGAGAGCCTTCGCCGATCACAGACCCGGAGTGACTCTATCTCTGGAGCCACATTCTCTCGATTCTCGGCTGCTGAAAATGATCTCATTCTGGACAAACTCCAGCTGGTCATCAAGTGGGGAGGGGAGCCGACGCATGCGGCACGTTATCAATCGCAGGATCTGGGGCTGAACATGCGGGATGACCTCAAGTTGATGAACAAGGAGGCACTCAATAACGTTCGCCTTTTCACGAGCTCCGAGAGAAGAGTGAGCACGAGCGGTAAGTTTCAGCCTACATGTTCCATGAATTTTTTGCTGACCACGGCTGAGCAGCTCAAATTTGGGcttgttcttttcttgaCCAGAAAGATTTGCCTGATGACTTCATTCAAGTGCGAAAAGATTTGCTCGATGATTCGAATGCTGCCAAGGATGTCATggacaaggtcaagaagaagctgaagctACTCCTGCGCGAAGGATCCGCACCGTCTCAATTTGCGTGGCCCAAGGATACCAATATCCCAGAGCCCTCAGTGGTGCTTGCTACAGTGGTGGAACTGATGAAGTTCCACCGCAGCGTTATGCGGCATAATTTCGAAAAGCTCAATGGCTCTGCTCGCGGCTCACCGGATAGAAGCTCAGAAGCCCCAGGCCAGTCGAACCAGGTGGACTCGCAGACGGATAGCTCCCATATTTCTTCTATCCAGGGTCGCTGGTGTGCTGGAGAGGACCCAAGACTCTTCAAGGAGCGATGGGAGAAGCTTTTCGCGGAGTTCTGTGATACCGAAAAGGTTGACCCTAGCAAGCTCTCTGAGCTTTATGACAGCATGAAATTCGATGCGCTGCACAACCGACAATTCCTGGAATGGGTCTTTGTGCCCCCGGATGGTGATCGAGAAGAGGATGAACGGAGCAGCGCCAAAGGCAAGGGTTCCACCAAATCGGATCTGGCTTCGGATAAACCACCTACTGAGGTAGCGACCGAGAAACCCGAAGAGCGCGCAGAGAATCAGACCTTTGCTCACCGGCTGGGCTTGAAGAAGCGCGCACAGGCCCTAGAGTCGCTACCGCATCTTCGGGCACTGGATGACTCTTACGACCACTATTTCAAGCTGTTCCCAGGCTCGAACTCAACCAAATCCAAGATGGATGAGCGGCTATCCAAGCTTCGGGAGCTGTACAAGCTGGCCAAAGTCCTGTTTGACTACGTGACGCCTCAGGAATACGGCATTACGGATagcgagaagctggagatcGGCCTTCTCACGTCCCTCCCTCTGCTCCGAGAAATTGTGCTAGacc of the Penicillium psychrofluorescens genome assembly, chromosome: 1 genome contains:
- a CDS encoding uncharacterized protein (ID:PFLUO_000851-T1.cds;~source:funannotate); this translates as MDRNSTSGSSADPLQSVEHNSVVQSAVDPEPNDRTPTGPIPPIHPNGESSRSAKTDSVSDPRPAGRFGHSTRSSSRAPRRFSGSTAASTAASSISELEPSSVKPWRIGVCALDVKARSKPSQNILTRLQSKGDFEVIVFGDKVILDEAVENWPVCDFLIAFFSDGFPLDKAIAYAKLRKPFCVNDLPMQKVLWDRRLCLMILDHMGVPTPKRMEVNRDGGPVLESPELAQHIYKLAGVRLDGPEDGTGGGAPLTQDVSMSEDGEALIVDGKVLKKPFVEKPVNGEDHNIHIYFPNDQQYGGGGRKLFRKVGNKSSEYDSDLIIPRSITERDTSYLYEQFLRVDNAEDVKAYTVGPDFCHAETRKSPVVDGLVRRNTHGKELRYITKLTKEEATIASKISNGFGQRICGFDMLRVGDKSYVIDVNGWSFVKDNNDYYDKCANILHHTFLSERRQSEGIESSEPPSPDMGQSRRSTAGSHRQALKTLLKSPSTSRLYGSQNAPKAADNVPSSDTSTAAPSLASSSGFENPDQGTNASTTNPSEGRSSSRGYSPSNTKSPAVSLHIANEGAPPPLPASKHSWKLKGMVAVIRHADRTPKQKFKFTFHSQPFVDLLKGHQEEVVIKGEAALSSVSEAVKVALAQGLEDREKLKLLQTSLEKKGGWPGTKVQIKPMFRKRKPEEMREQIPTVPMRSSRDASLEEPTSPVPSESQVDSESLRRSQTRSDSISGATFSRFSAAENDLILDKLQLVIKWGGEPTHAARYQSQDLGLNMRDDLKLMNKEALNNVRLFTSSERRVSTSAQIWACSFLDQKDLPDDFIQVRKDLLDDSNAAKDVMDKVKKKLKLLLREGSAPSQFAWPKDTNIPEPSVVLATVVELMKFHRSVMRHNFEKLNGSARGSPDRSSEAPGQSNQVDSQTDSSHISSIQGRWCAGEDPRLFKERWEKLFAEFCDTEKVDPSKLSELYDSMKFDALHNRQFLEWVFVPPDGDREEDERSSAKGKGSTKSDLASDKPPTEVATEKPEERAENQTFAHRLGLKKRAQALESLPHLRALDDSYDHYFKLFPGSNSTKSKMDERLSKLRELYKLAKVLFDYVTPQEYGITDSEKLEIGLLTSLPLLREIVLDLEEVQASQDAKSFFYFTKESHIYTLLNCILEGGIQTKIARSAIPELDYLSQICFELYEARDSESSINSYSIRISISPGCHAFDPLDVQLDSRHSIGCTPRRSLTAHQDWKEVIETLRAKFDTVKLPQSFIAVNLSDKHVSQPSSP